In Desulfonatronum thiosulfatophilum, a genomic segment contains:
- a CDS encoding cation:proton antiporter family protein, with product MLVILVSFAFAFGLALTRIGLPPMVGFLVAGFAYHMIGLETPQGLDFVADLGIKLLLFSIGLKLDVRGLLKAEIWASSMVQMLVTTAFMCGVLLLGQYLFQSSLMDMSWQTVLVLGFALAFSSTVFAVKVLEEKGDLTAFYGRIAIGILIMQDLFAVLFLSASAGKLPSIWALSVLALPLLRPVLYKLMDMAGRGELFILCGLFIALGVGAEGFSLVGLKPDLGALVLGVLIAGHPRASELSKALFGFKELMLVGFFLSIGMTGLPTLEMLVAAVLLCLLLPFKTGIYHFIVSQFGLRARSSLFASLSLTNYSEFGLIVAAIAVGQGLLTPDWLLVMAMTVSISFAVSSPLSTHSEYVYRKIFGWLCRFERSYCHPHDAPIDLGDVKAVVLGMGRIGSGAYDELQKTYGKEICGVEHAPDRVDFNRSQGRNVILGDACDTEFWLKLRKDLRLELVILAMPNHYGNMYAAQQLRNFGFECQVAAIARFPEEVEELSAIGVCTAYNMYEQAGAGLVRSALEGCRLSG from the coding sequence ATGCTTGTTATTCTGGTAAGCTTCGCGTTTGCCTTCGGCCTGGCACTGACCCGAATCGGCCTGCCGCCCATGGTCGGGTTCCTGGTGGCCGGTTTCGCTTACCACATGATCGGGCTGGAAACCCCGCAGGGATTGGATTTCGTGGCCGATCTGGGCATCAAGCTCCTGCTTTTTTCCATCGGCCTGAAGCTCGACGTGCGGGGTTTGCTCAAGGCGGAGATCTGGGCCAGTTCAATGGTTCAGATGCTCGTCACGACCGCATTCATGTGCGGCGTCTTGCTGCTCGGGCAATACTTGTTTCAATCTTCACTCATGGACATGTCCTGGCAGACGGTTCTGGTTCTGGGTTTTGCTTTGGCCTTTTCCAGCACGGTCTTTGCGGTCAAGGTGCTTGAGGAAAAGGGCGATTTGACCGCGTTCTACGGCAGAATAGCCATTGGAATCCTGATCATGCAGGATTTGTTCGCGGTGCTGTTTCTGAGCGCATCCGCGGGCAAGCTCCCGAGTATCTGGGCCTTGAGCGTGCTTGCTCTGCCGCTGTTGCGACCCGTGCTGTACAAATTGATGGACATGGCGGGCAGGGGAGAGTTGTTCATTCTCTGCGGGCTGTTCATTGCGCTGGGCGTCGGGGCTGAAGGCTTTTCCCTGGTCGGACTCAAGCCTGATCTGGGGGCGTTGGTGCTGGGGGTGCTCATTGCCGGACATCCCAGGGCGTCGGAACTGTCCAAGGCCTTGTTCGGCTTCAAGGAACTGATGCTGGTGGGTTTTTTCCTGTCCATCGGCATGACGGGGCTGCCGACTCTGGAAATGCTCGTGGCCGCGGTCCTGCTCTGCCTGCTTCTGCCCTTCAAGACGGGCATTTATCACTTCATCGTCAGTCAATTCGGGCTGCGGGCTCGATCCAGTCTGTTCGCCTCCCTGAGCCTGACCAACTATTCCGAGTTCGGGCTGATCGTGGCTGCCATTGCCGTGGGGCAGGGTCTCTTGACCCCGGACTGGCTCCTGGTGATGGCCATGACCGTGAGCATCAGCTTTGCGGTGTCTTCACCTCTGAGCACCCATTCCGAATATGTCTACCGGAAAATCTTCGGCTGGCTCTGCCGCTTTGAGCGCAGCTATTGTCATCCTCATGACGCCCCCATAGATTTAGGCGATGTGAAGGCCGTGGTTCTGGGAATGGGGCGCATAGGGTCCGGCGCGTACGATGAACTGCAAAAAACGTATGGCAAGGAAATCTGCGGCGTGGAGCATGCCCCGGACCGGGTGGACTTCAATCGGAGCCAGGGGCGCAACGTCATCCTGGGAGATGCCTGCGATACCGAATTCTGGTTGAAACTCCGCAAGGATCTGCGGTTGGAGCTGGTCATTCTCGCCATGCCCAACCACTACGGCAATATGTACGCGGCGCAACAACTTCGTAATTTCGGTTTCGAGTGCCAGGTCGCGGCAATTGCCCGTTTTCCCGAGGAAGTGGAGGAGCTTTCGGCAATCGGCGTCTGCACGGCCTACAACATGTACGAACAAGCCGGGGCGGGACTAGTGCGAAGCGCTCTGGAAGGATGTCGCCTTTCGGGCTGA
- the cydC gene encoding thiol reductant ABC exporter subunit CydC, whose protein sequence is MNGPGAGNAREFRMLLSMARAKWPWLLLGMACSVVTVLANMALLTVAAWFLASMALAGASGTLFNYFLPAATIRSLAIVRTIGRYAERLLTHDATLRLLADLRVRFFERLAPLVPAGLGKMHSADLFSRLRADIDLLDNFYLRLLLPAGAAICVAACGFVFLLAFDLGLALGVAGLWLSAGALLPWICLRLGDEPGAGQVRAASRMRCLVVDGLRGMEELMVYGGQARHRALVQEENDRLIGHQRRSARLESFAQGAVGLASGLAMWLVLVIGMPLIADGAWSPASLPMLAVLALVSFEAIQPLPGAWRMWGQIRVAAARILDITEARPPVREPVDPAIMGRESDLEIRNLAFTYPGRTETVLRNVHLRLPQGRRAGIVGAAGSGKTTLQQILLRFWEYDQGEIFLGGRELRTCAGEDVRARMAVVSQHVFLFNASIADNLRLGNPRASDAQLLEAARTARLEEFIVSLPEGLQSQVGQFGARLSGGQARRLSVARALLKDAPILILDEPTEGLDAATESAFWQALEPVMRGRTVLLITHRPAGLEYMDVVHRLDQGELLPAGAPLHHL, encoded by the coding sequence ATGAACGGACCTGGAGCGGGCAATGCCAGGGAATTCCGGATGCTGCTCTCCATGGCCCGCGCAAAATGGCCGTGGCTGCTGCTGGGCATGGCCTGTTCCGTGGTCACCGTGCTGGCCAACATGGCCCTGCTAACCGTGGCGGCCTGGTTTCTGGCCTCCATGGCGTTGGCCGGGGCTTCCGGCACGCTGTTCAACTACTTTCTGCCCGCGGCGACCATCCGCAGTCTGGCCATCGTGCGCACCATCGGCCGCTATGCCGAGCGGCTGCTGACCCATGACGCCACCCTGCGCCTGCTGGCCGATCTCCGGGTCCGCTTTTTCGAGCGTCTCGCGCCCCTGGTTCCGGCGGGACTGGGAAAAATGCACAGCGCGGACCTCTTCAGCCGGTTGCGCGCGGATATCGACCTGCTGGACAACTTCTACCTGCGTCTGCTGCTTCCGGCCGGAGCCGCGATCTGCGTGGCGGCCTGCGGGTTTGTCTTTCTCCTGGCCTTCGACCTCGGGCTGGCCCTGGGCGTGGCCGGATTGTGGCTGTCGGCCGGCGCACTTCTGCCATGGATCTGCCTGCGTCTGGGAGATGAACCCGGAGCCGGGCAGGTCCGAGCCGCGTCCCGGATGCGTTGTCTGGTTGTTGACGGGTTGCGGGGCATGGAAGAGTTGATGGTCTACGGCGGCCAAGCCCGTCACCGGGCACTGGTCCAGGAGGAGAATGACCGGCTGATTGGACACCAGCGCCGCTCCGCCCGGCTGGAGAGTTTCGCTCAGGGTGCGGTGGGCTTGGCGTCGGGATTGGCCATGTGGCTGGTGTTGGTGATCGGCATGCCGTTGATTGCCGACGGCGCATGGTCGCCGGCCTCCCTGCCCATGCTGGCGGTGCTGGCCCTGGTCAGCTTCGAGGCGATCCAGCCGTTGCCGGGCGCCTGGCGGATGTGGGGCCAGATCCGCGTCGCGGCGGCAAGAATACTGGACATTACCGAAGCCCGGCCCCCGGTGCGCGAGCCGGTTGATCCGGCAATCATGGGCCGGGAAAGCGATCTGGAAATCCGGAACCTGGCCTTCACCTATCCGGGCCGCACGGAAACAGTGCTGCGAAACGTCCATTTACGTCTGCCCCAGGGCCGCAGAGCGGGCATTGTCGGAGCCGCGGGCTCGGGCAAGACGACCCTGCAGCAAATCCTGCTGCGATTCTGGGAATACGATCAGGGCGAAATTTTTCTGGGTGGACGGGAACTGCGCACCTGTGCCGGAGAGGATGTCCGGGCCAGAATGGCCGTGGTTTCCCAGCACGTCTTTCTGTTCAATGCGAGCATTGCCGACAATCTGCGCCTGGGCAATCCCCGAGCCTCGGACGCCCAGCTGCTGGAAGCAGCCCGCACGGCCCGCCTGGAGGAATTCATCGTTTCGCTGCCGGAAGGTTTGCAGAGCCAGGTCGGGCAGTTCGGCGCCCGGCTTTCCGGCGGCCAGGCCCGGCGGTTGAGCGTGGCCCGGGCCCTGCTCAAGGATGCGCCCATCCTGATCCTGGACGAGCCCACGGAAGGCCTGGACGCGGCCACGGAATCCGCGTTCTGGCAAGCCCTGGAGCCGGTGATGCGGGGACGCACCGTACTGCTGATCACCCACAGACCGGCCGGACTGGAATACATGGACGTGGTCCACCGATTGGACCAGGGTGAATTGTTGCCGGCGGGCGCTCCATTGCATCATCTTTGA
- the cydD gene encoding thiol reductant ABC exporter subunit CydD yields MTKLLQQLPSAPEKWLRAAARQVQGLLLVAVSLGFVAGIVLIVQAGILAWVVHEVLFEGRRLADLLVPIIALPGLMLLRAGLVWGGEQLGFQAAAQVKSRIRMQLYDHLQALGPDRLRARSSGDLAHYVADGAEGLEAYYSRYLPQAAAAALIPLAVLAFVFPLDLVSGLILLFTAPFIPLFMILIGKRAERINQRQWRRLASLSARFLDSLQGLTTLKLFNATRREAEIIARITDNYRETTVSVLRVAFLSALVLEFLSTVSVAVVAVIIGFKLLSGTMLFQTGFFILLLAPEFYLPLRSLGTHYHSRLSAMAAAEGLLALLAEQPGPEKQGGRLRPEWSSVRLELEAVSFRHGDGPMVLHQVSRSIPAGSFAVLAGPSGAGKTTLLRILLGTVAPSGGRVLVNNADLAEVDQDAWLRHVSWMPQNPFILPGTIWENILLNLSGEPSADDWKKLDAMATLTGLDEDLAALPDGWWSLVEEGGGGLSGGQRQRLTLNRALCKPAPVLLLDEPTAHLDEGGKATVLAALRTMAGERTLVVASHDEQVRNLADVVLELGTLEGSS; encoded by the coding sequence ATGACCAAATTGCTCCAGCAACTTCCCTCAGCCCCGGAAAAATGGCTCCGCGCAGCGGCCCGGCAGGTGCAGGGCTTGTTGCTGGTCGCGGTTTCGTTGGGCTTTGTCGCCGGGATCGTGCTGATCGTGCAGGCCGGGATTCTGGCCTGGGTGGTGCATGAGGTTCTTTTTGAGGGACGGCGACTGGCTGATCTGCTCGTGCCTATAATTGCACTGCCCGGCCTGATGCTGTTGCGGGCCGGTCTGGTCTGGGGCGGGGAGCAGCTTGGCTTTCAGGCCGCGGCCCAGGTCAAAAGCCGGATTCGGATGCAGCTCTACGATCATCTCCAAGCCCTGGGGCCGGATCGTCTGCGCGCCCGTTCCAGCGGTGATCTGGCTCATTACGTGGCGGACGGCGCGGAGGGGCTGGAAGCCTACTATTCCCGATACCTGCCCCAGGCCGCTGCCGCGGCCCTGATCCCCCTGGCCGTGCTGGCATTTGTTTTTCCCCTGGACCTGGTCAGCGGTCTGATCCTGCTGTTCACCGCGCCGTTCATTCCCCTGTTCATGATTCTCATCGGCAAGCGGGCCGAACGGATCAACCAGCGCCAATGGCGGCGGCTGGCCTCGCTCAGCGCCCGTTTTCTGGACAGTCTCCAGGGCCTGACCACACTGAAGCTGTTCAACGCCACCCGCCGGGAAGCGGAGATTATCGCCCGGATCACCGACAACTACCGGGAAACCACGGTATCCGTGCTGCGCGTCGCCTTCCTCTCCGCCCTGGTGCTGGAATTTCTGTCCACGGTCAGCGTGGCCGTGGTGGCCGTGATCATCGGCTTCAAGCTGCTTTCCGGAACAATGCTCTTTCAGACGGGGTTCTTCATTCTGCTCCTGGCCCCGGAATTTTACCTGCCCCTGCGGTCCCTGGGGACCCATTACCATTCCCGGCTTTCCGCCATGGCCGCGGCCGAAGGTCTGCTGGCCCTGTTGGCGGAGCAGCCCGGTCCGGAGAAGCAAGGCGGCAGGCTTCGTCCGGAATGGTCGTCCGTCCGGCTGGAACTGGAGGCGGTCAGCTTTCGCCATGGCGACGGCCCCATGGTTCTCCACCAGGTCAGCCGGAGCATCCCGGCCGGGTCGTTCGCCGTTCTGGCCGGTCCCAGCGGCGCGGGCAAGACGACATTGCTCCGGATCCTGCTGGGCACAGTTGCGCCAAGCGGCGGCCGGGTCCTGGTCAACAATGCGGACCTGGCCGAAGTGGACCAGGACGCCTGGCTGCGTCACGTGTCCTGGATGCCCCAGAATCCCTTCATCCTGCCGGGAACCATATGGGAAAACATCCTCCTGAATCTTTCCGGCGAGCCGTCGGCGGATGACTGGAAAAAACTGGATGCCATGGCGACTTTGACGGGGCTGGACGAGGATCTGGCCGCCCTGCCTGACGGCTGGTGGAGCCTTGTGGAGGAAGGGGGCGGCGGGCTGTCCGGCGGGCAACGGCAACGTCTGACCCTGAACAGGGCGCTGTGCAAGCCGGCGCCGGTTCTGCTGCTGGACGAGCCCACGGCCCATCTGGACGAAGGCGGGAAGGCGACGGTTTTGGCGGCACTGCGTACCATGGCCGGAGAGCGGACCCTGGTGGTGGCCTCGCACGACGAGCAGGTCCGGAATCTGGCGGACGTGGTTCTGGAACTCGGGACATTGGAGGGAAGTTCATGA
- the cydB gene encoding cytochrome d ubiquinol oxidase subunit II yields the protein MLETTWFILWGVLWAVYFALDGYDLGLGTLMPFLARDDRDRRIMYNAAGPFWDGNQVWLITAGGVTFAAFPATYAALFSGMYTALMLLLFALILRGISFEFRRKVDSDAWRRVFDGFHIVGSFLPALLLGVAFANIFQGIPLNADGVNEGGILNLLNPYGLLGGVLFVLMFTLHGALWLGVKAEGPIADRAAAMAEKLWMVLVFTVILFLVMTAFATNLFVNYVNNPVLFVILLVAVGGLLSARAALGKRSMVKAWASSAVAIISVTLFGVVGLFPALLPSTIDPAYSMTIANSASSPLTLKIMLGVTLVFIPLVIVYQSWLHVTFGHKIKDEHLEYEEAY from the coding sequence ATGTTGGAAACGACCTGGTTTATCCTGTGGGGAGTGCTTTGGGCGGTGTATTTCGCCCTGGACGGCTACGATCTCGGCCTGGGAACCCTGATGCCGTTTCTGGCCAGGGATGATCGGGACCGGCGCATCATGTACAATGCGGCCGGACCGTTCTGGGACGGGAATCAGGTCTGGCTGATCACCGCCGGCGGGGTGACCTTCGCCGCTTTTCCGGCCACCTACGCCGCTTTGTTCAGCGGAATGTACACGGCCCTGATGCTGCTGCTCTTCGCCCTGATTCTGCGCGGGATTTCCTTCGAATTCCGACGGAAGGTGGACAGCGACGCGTGGCGCAGGGTCTTTGACGGATTCCATATCGTGGGCAGTTTCCTGCCGGCCCTGCTGCTGGGCGTGGCCTTTGCAAACATTTTTCAGGGAATTCCCTTGAACGCCGATGGCGTGAACGAAGGCGGGATACTCAACCTGCTCAATCCTTACGGATTGCTTGGGGGCGTGCTTTTCGTGCTGATGTTCACGTTGCACGGGGCGTTGTGGCTGGGCGTCAAGGCCGAGGGGCCCATCGCGGACCGAGCCGCGGCCATGGCCGAGAAGCTGTGGATGGTCCTGGTATTCACGGTGATTCTGTTCCTGGTGATGACCGCCTTTGCCACGAACCTGTTCGTCAACTACGTCAACAATCCCGTCTTGTTCGTAATCCTGCTTGTGGCCGTGGGCGGCCTGCTCTCGGCCCGCGCGGCCCTGGGCAAGCGATCCATGGTCAAGGCCTGGGCTTCATCGGCCGTGGCCATTATCAGCGTGACTCTGTTCGGCGTGGTGGGGTTGTTTCCGGCTCTCTTGCCATCCACCATCGATCCAGCCTACAGCATGACCATCGCCAATTCGGCATCCAGCCCCCTGACCCTGAAAATCATGCTCGGCGTGACCCTGGTCTTCATTCCTCTGGTCATCGTCTACCAGAGTTGGCTGCACGTGACCTTCGGGCACAAGATCAAGGATGAGCACCTGGAATACGAAGAGGCGTATTGA
- a CDS encoding cytochrome ubiquinol oxidase subunit I encodes MDVLLLSRLQFAFTTFVHFIFVPLTLGLSILVAYMEFKWVRTGELVYKRMAKFWGKLFLINFALGVVTGIALEFQFGTNWSRYSAYVGDIFGSLLAIEATLAFFLESTFLAVWVFGWDRISPKLHNASIWLVALAASVSAFWILMANGWMQNPSGYIINGNRAELESFAALVTNPFAWQQFLHVIFSAYVLSGFFVLGISAWHLARKSNVDFFQRSFRIAAPFTLVFALALVVQGHHHGSTVAKYQPAKLAAMESHWDTMTRAPQYLFAIPDPANERNLVELLPVPGGLSMLAYHSFDSEVRGLKDFPKEDRPPVMMTFISFRTMVGLGFLFPALAAWVWIRRKDPQSSPLLLRILPWIIPLPYIAIQLGWIVAEMGRQPWIVNGLMRTEDAFSAGISVGQVAFSLTLFVMIYALLVALNVFLLSYHGRKGPKSQKDKSDDIQAEAVGLRTDAIPA; translated from the coding sequence GTGGACGTTCTCTTGTTGTCTCGTTTGCAATTCGCTTTCACCACGTTTGTACACTTCATTTTCGTGCCGTTGACTCTCGGGCTTTCCATTCTGGTGGCATACATGGAATTCAAGTGGGTGCGCACGGGAGAGCTGGTTTACAAACGGATGGCCAAGTTCTGGGGGAAACTGTTTCTGATCAATTTCGCTCTGGGCGTGGTCACGGGAATTGCCCTGGAATTCCAGTTCGGGACGAACTGGTCCCGCTATTCGGCGTACGTCGGCGACATTTTCGGGTCGCTGCTGGCCATTGAAGCCACTTTGGCCTTTTTTCTGGAATCAACCTTTCTGGCGGTCTGGGTTTTCGGCTGGGACCGCATCTCCCCGAAATTGCACAACGCCAGCATCTGGCTCGTGGCCCTGGCCGCCAGCGTCTCGGCCTTCTGGATCCTGATGGCCAACGGCTGGATGCAGAATCCATCCGGTTACATCATCAACGGCAATCGTGCCGAACTGGAAAGCTTCGCAGCCTTGGTTACCAACCCCTTTGCCTGGCAGCAGTTCCTGCATGTGATTTTCTCCGCCTACGTGCTCAGCGGATTCTTCGTCCTGGGCATTTCGGCCTGGCACCTCGCCCGGAAAAGCAATGTGGATTTTTTCCAGCGCTCGTTCCGGATCGCCGCGCCCTTCACCCTGGTCTTCGCCCTGGCCCTGGTGGTACAGGGACACCATCACGGATCAACAGTGGCCAAGTATCAGCCCGCCAAGCTGGCGGCCATGGAGTCGCACTGGGATACCATGACCAGAGCGCCCCAGTATCTGTTTGCGATTCCCGATCCGGCCAATGAGCGGAACCTGGTTGAACTGCTGCCGGTTCCCGGCGGCCTGTCCATGCTCGCCTATCACTCCTTCGACTCCGAGGTCCGGGGACTGAAGGACTTTCCCAAAGAGGACCGTCCGCCCGTGATGATGACGTTCATCTCCTTCCGGACCATGGTCGGCCTTGGATTTCTTTTTCCCGCCTTGGCGGCCTGGGTTTGGATCCGGCGCAAGGATCCGCAATCCTCGCCGCTCCTGCTGCGTATTCTGCCCTGGATCATCCCCTTGCCGTACATTGCCATCCAGTTGGGCTGGATCGTGGCCGAGATGGGTCGGCAGCCATGGATCGTGAACGGCCTGATGCGCACCGAAGATGCATTTTCAGCAGGTATTTCCGTCGGTCAGGTTGCCTTTTCCCTGACGCTCTTCGTCATGATCTACGCTCTCCTGGTGGCGCTGAACGTCTTTCTGCTGTCGTACCATGGACGCAAGGGACCGAAATCGCAGAAAGACAAGAGCGACGACATCCAGGCTGAGGCCGTGGGTTTGCGAACGGATGCGATTCCGGCCTAG
- a CDS encoding RrF2 family transcriptional regulator: protein MMLTKAGEYAVRCMLFLAGERERDVVLKKDVSEAMKIPGSFLAKIAQNLAKAGLIQIVQGPRGGYRMLKSAEEVTLLEVIEAVEGEIFLNECLFRPDSCHRSLFCGVHQVWEKAREGLRETLSVPLSDLLCMENSRRSLDGGEDSGSQSDS from the coding sequence ATGATGCTGACCAAGGCCGGGGAATACGCGGTCCGGTGCATGCTGTTCCTGGCCGGGGAGCGGGAACGGGACGTAGTCCTGAAAAAGGACGTTTCCGAAGCCATGAAAATCCCCGGATCGTTTCTGGCCAAGATCGCCCAGAATCTTGCCAAGGCCGGATTGATCCAGATCGTGCAGGGGCCGCGGGGCGGGTACCGCATGCTCAAGTCCGCGGAAGAGGTGACCCTGCTGGAGGTCATCGAGGCCGTGGAGGGCGAGATATTTCTGAACGAATGTCTTTTTCGTCCGGATAGTTGTCATCGCAGCCTGTTTTGCGGCGTGCATCAGGTATGGGAAAAAGCCCGGGAAGGGTTGCGCGAGACCCTGAGCGTTCCGCTTTCCGATCTGCTTTGCATGGAAAATTCCCGCCGTTCCCTGGACGGTGGAGAAGATAGCGGCTCTCAATCAGATTCTTAA
- a CDS encoding exopolysaccharide biosynthesis protein, with protein MAHELENIEEMLDRISEIEGENDRVSLGAIIEAVGSRSFGPLMLTVGFFMVSPLSGVPGMPTTMATMVLLIALQMIIGRDHFWLPAWLLKRSVTRKRLDKAMSWMKMPARHIDLLLKPRLAILVRSVGTYAIAVSCVTIAAGMPIMELVPFSASAAGVAVGAFGLALVARDGLVALFAYLWTGVSVVLIMRYIF; from the coding sequence ATGGCGCATGAACTGGAGAACATTGAAGAGATGCTGGACAGGATCTCCGAGATCGAGGGGGAGAACGACAGGGTTTCCCTCGGCGCCATCATCGAGGCCGTGGGCAGCCGATCCTTCGGCCCGTTGATGCTCACGGTTGGTTTCTTCATGGTGTCGCCTCTGAGCGGGGTGCCGGGGATGCCGACAACCATGGCCACCATGGTGCTTCTGATCGCCCTGCAGATGATCATCGGCAGAGATCATTTCTGGTTGCCGGCTTGGCTGCTGAAGCGTTCCGTGACCAGAAAAAGGCTGGACAAGGCGATGTCCTGGATGAAAATGCCGGCGAGACATATCGACCTTCTGCTCAAACCGCGTCTTGCGATTCTGGTTCGCTCCGTCGGCACCTACGCCATCGCCGTCTCCTGTGTGACCATTGCCGCGGGCATGCCGATCATGGAGCTGGTCCCTTTTTCCGCTTCCGCCGCTGGCGTCGCCGTGGGCGCCTTCGGTCTGGCCCTGGTTGCCCGCGACGGCCTTGTCGCCCTGTTTGCCTATCTCTGGACGGGCGTCAGCGTCGTGCTGATCATGAGGTACATTTTCTAG
- a CDS encoding potassium channel family protein — MDWIIYTLGALLVLCAAVDVFLTVLYARSGIGLLSPGVNRSVWFLFRKTAGFVPSRKHLILSFCGPTIIVVLTLLWVVLLVTGFALIIWPQLGINVVSDNGRTPTHFMAAMYYSGYSFSTLGTGNIIPENDFYRILMVAQSVIGFSFFTLIITYFLSLFDALRQRNTFAVSLHGKTLNSGDPSEYVSRLAVDQELIYAQQQFAEISVQLSNILESHHFYPILQYFRFPQAQYSIPRILFVTLDTVSLLKTTLDEKRFAPQIRGAAVEEMWSGGMSLLSYFTEAMLSEQSRTALPEPRKSPESVQWTDHYHKARTQMHKWGVPVRENAEAGLREYNAYRLQWEHGIIALGDLMLFEKDETFPKRD; from the coding sequence ATGGATTGGATCATTTATACCCTGGGCGCACTTCTGGTCTTGTGCGCCGCGGTGGATGTCTTCCTGACAGTCCTGTACGCCCGGAGCGGCATCGGACTGCTCTCACCTGGCGTGAACCGAAGTGTCTGGTTCCTGTTCAGAAAAACAGCCGGCTTCGTTCCCAGCCGTAAACACTTGATTCTGTCCTTCTGCGGCCCGACCATCATCGTTGTCCTGACGCTCCTCTGGGTCGTATTGCTTGTCACTGGGTTCGCCCTGATCATCTGGCCGCAACTGGGAATCAATGTTGTCTCTGACAATGGCCGAACACCGACTCACTTCATGGCCGCCATGTACTACAGCGGGTATTCATTTTCGACACTGGGGACCGGGAACATCATTCCGGAGAACGACTTCTACCGCATCCTGATGGTCGCTCAGTCCGTAATCGGTTTCTCCTTTTTCACACTGATCATCACTTATTTTCTGAGTCTGTTCGATGCGTTGCGCCAACGGAACACATTTGCCGTTTCTTTGCATGGAAAGACATTGAATTCAGGTGATCCTTCAGAGTACGTTTCGCGTCTGGCCGTAGATCAGGAGCTGATCTACGCACAGCAGCAATTCGCGGAAATATCCGTCCAATTGTCAAATATTTTGGAATCGCATCATTTTTATCCCATTCTGCAATATTTTCGGTTCCCACAAGCCCAGTACAGCATTCCCCGAATCCTGTTCGTCACCTTGGATACGGTCAGCCTCTTGAAGACAACGCTGGACGAGAAGCGGTTCGCCCCTCAGATCCGGGGGGCCGCGGTGGAGGAGATGTGGAGCGGCGGCATGTCTTTGCTTTCGTATTTTACCGAGGCGATGCTGTCTGAACAATCAAGAACAGCATTGCCCGAGCCACGGAAAAGTCCGGAATCAGTGCAATGGACGGATCATTATCACAAGGCAAGAACGCAAATGCACAAATGGGGCGTACCGGTACGAGAAAATGCGGAAGCGGGACTGAGAGAATATAACGCATATCGCTTGCAGTGGGAGCATGGGATCATCGCTCTGGGCGATTTGATGCTTTTCGAAAAGGATGAGACGTTCCCAAAGCGTGACTAA
- a CDS encoding type 1 glutamine amidotransferase domain-containing protein, translating to MMKIAAILTDYFEDVEYTEPVKAFREKGHEVINVGLEAGKTVKGKSKQTPVEIDKAVADVSPDDFDALLIPGGFSPDMLRAHEAPVHFVRMFMNSGKPVFSICHGPQLLITADVLQGRQVTGYKSIVQDIKNAGAKFQDSEVVVDGNLVSSRNPDDIPAFIRESVRLLE from the coding sequence ATGATGAAGATTGCTGCTATTTTAACGGATTATTTCGAGGATGTGGAATACACTGAGCCTGTGAAGGCGTTTCGTGAAAAAGGTCATGAGGTGATTAACGTTGGGCTTGAGGCAGGCAAGACGGTCAAGGGGAAATCAAAGCAGACCCCTGTGGAAATCGACAAGGCAGTTGCCGATGTCAGTCCGGATGACTTTGATGCGTTGTTGATACCTGGGGGATTTTCACCCGATATGTTGCGCGCCCATGAAGCACCTGTCCACTTCGTGAGAATGTTCATGAATTCGGGCAAGCCGGTCTTCTCGATTTGCCACGGCCCGCAACTGCTGATCACGGCGGATGTCCTGCAAGGACGCCAAGTCACCGGCTACAAGTCCATTGTTCAGGACATCAAGAACGCCGGGGCAAAATTTCAGGACAGCGAGGTGGTGGTGGACGGCAATCTGGTATCCAGCCGAAATCCGGACGACATCCCGGCATTCATCCGGGAATCCGTTCGGCTCCTTGAATGA
- a CDS encoding hemerythrin domain-containing protein, producing the protein MPHELLQTIEKEHLNIKELLHKIENKSARAVKTKDDLFMKLKRELIPHMKGEEKHFYPLLMNKKAGKQVGMEAMEEHHAAEMLLKELDQLPTSEENWDAKFAVFAEILRHHIQEEEDNVFDAAQEVLETDELDKAMSAYVEEKKSYDIK; encoded by the coding sequence ATGCCCCATGAATTGTTGCAGACAATTGAGAAAGAGCATCTGAATATCAAAGAATTGCTCCATAAAATCGAAAACAAGTCGGCAAGAGCCGTCAAAACAAAAGATGATCTGTTCATGAAGCTGAAACGGGAACTGATCCCGCACATGAAAGGTGAGGAAAAACATTTCTATCCTCTCCTGATGAACAAGAAAGCCGGAAAACAGGTTGGAATGGAAGCCATGGAAGAACACCACGCCGCGGAAATGCTGCTCAAGGAACTGGACCAGCTTCCCACGAGCGAGGAAAACTGGGATGCGAAATTCGCTGTTTTCGCGGAAATACTTAGACACCACATCCAGGAGGAAGAGGACAACGTGTTCGATGCCGCGCAAGAAGTACTCGAAACTGATGAACTGGATAAGGCGATGTCCGCTTATGTCGAAGAGAAAAAATCATATGATATTAAGTAG